A segment of the Superficieibacter sp. HKU1 genome:
CTCTTAATTAGCGTCCAGGATAAATCTTAGAGAAGGGCAGCAGCCCGCCTTCAGGCAGGCTGCAGGCAATCAGGCATGATTAACGATATCGACGTGCAGACCAGACTGAACTAACTGAAGGCGCATTTCTTCGCTCAGACCGGCGTCTGTCACCAGCCGGTGAAGATGTGTGGACGGACCTAATGGATAGGGATGGATGGCACCAAACTTTGAACTATCAGAAAGAACGATCGTTTCACCGCCTTTTTCCAGCACCGCGTTCACAACATCTGCCCGCATCATATCGCGTCCGGTGAAGCCCGTATCGGGATGCCAGCCGTCAATACCAATAAACGCTTTATGAAAGTGGACGTTCTGCGCATAGAAACGCGTGAGAGGGCCAACCATACTTTCACTGGTCTTCTGATAAATGCCGCCAAGAAGGATGACTTCGCCGGGGCTGTCTTTCAGCAAGTGTGCAATATAGCTACTCACCGTTACAATAGTGGTTGCTTTAGTCTCAGCCAGAATACGTGCCAGTAACGCGTTGCAGCTTCCGTTTTCAATAAACACTGTCTCGCCGGGCGCCACCAGTGAAGACGCAAACTCGGCTATGTCGTGTTTCTGGGAGAAATTACTGAGC
Coding sequences within it:
- a CDS encoding DNA-binding transcriptional regulator YciT, which translates into the protein MNARQHNIIQMVTDKGRMSVSELAKTLNVSEVTIRHDLTLLEKQSYLRRQHGAAVPLDNDNVETRMLSNFSQKHDIAEFASSLVAPGETVFIENGSCNALLARILAETKATTIVTVSSYIAHLLKDSPGEVILLGGIYQKTSESMVGPLTRFYAQNVHFHKAFIGIDGWHPDTGFTGRDMMRADVVNAVLEKGGETIVLSDSSKFGAIHPYPLGPSTHLHRLVTDAGLSEEMRLQLVQSGLHVDIVNHA